The following coding sequences lie in one Pempheris klunzingeri isolate RE-2024b chromosome 13, fPemKlu1.hap1, whole genome shotgun sequence genomic window:
- the LOC139212117 gene encoding adhesion G-protein coupled receptor G2-like: MNNLSSMVENMESSSAKVLRIGNVIGLITKLPPKNPTKISIGVTSGDIFMLKNSTAAVTDRLVEIPEEASDLALKRNGSFAGVLLFPEMYQDDPSSSFLNNEVFGIEMGAEISHLSDTIDICYRNVNKTGKAASCRSWDGKGKQPIWTTDGCQTNETADSITCQCSHLTFFAILLSPPPGNISTSDFNSLTYITSIGCGLSVFFLAVALFMHFLIRKRKAGQATKILINLFVAMITLNLSFLTNESIANLGNFGACVTMAALMHYTLLATFTWFFIQALHLYLNLSKLPSNIKHYMMKICITGWVTPAVVVITLLALGKYDYIAIVTDDGNSAKMCWISDAVVHQGVNIGYYAVVFIFTLTMFIITVRQILIFPHTAGGTRDTNSIKTNSFAILGLFLLLGITWAFAFFSHGPLLIPSYYIFTMLNSFQGFFLFIYYYNSSKIRKEERSTTVTSSSTVN; this comes from the exons ATGAATAACCTCTCCTCCATGGTGGAAAATATGGAAAGTTCCAGCGCAAAAGTCTTAAGGATTGGCAATGTTATAGGGTTGATCACTAAACTCCCCCCCAAAAATCCTACCAAAATCAGCATTGGTGTTACAAGTGGTGATATCTtt aTGCTTAAAAATAGCACTGCTGCGGTGACGGACAGGTTGGTGGAAATCCCCGAAGAGGCCAGTGACTTGGCACTAAAAAGAAATGGTTCGTTTGCTGGAGTTCTGCTTTTCCCAGAAATGTATCAG GACGATCCCAGCAGCTCTTTTCTCAACAATGAGGTATTTGGAATTGAAATGGGAGCTGAAATATCCCATCTGTCCGATACCATAGACATTTGTTACAGGAACGTGAACAAG ACTGGAAAGGCAGCTTCTTGTAGGTCATGGGATGGCAAAG GAAAACAACCGATCTGGACCACAGATGGCTGTCAGACGAATGAGACCGCTGACAGCATCACATGCCAGTGCTCTCATCTAACATTTTTTGCAATACTGTTG TCACCTCCACCTGGAAACATAAGCACTTCGGATTTTAATTCGCTGACCTACATCACATCAATCGGCTGtggcctgtctgtgtttttcctggcTGTGGCTCTCTTCATGCATTTTCTTATCAG aaaaaggaaagcagGCCAAGCAACTAAGATCCTGATCAACCTCTTTGTTGCCATGATAACCCTGAACTTGTCCTTCCTCACAAATGAGTCCATTGCCAACCTCGGGAACTTTGGTGCCTGTGTGACAATGGCAGCACTTATGCACTACACTCTGTTGGCCACTTTCACCTGGTTTTTCATCCAGGCTCTGCACTTGTACTTGAATCTATCGAAGCTCCCCTCTAACATCAAGCATTACATGATGAAGATTTGCATCACAGGATGGG TCACGCCAGCTGTAGTGGTGATTACTCTTCTTGCTTTGGGAAAATATGACTACATAGCCATTGTTACCGATGATGGGAATTCAGCAAAAAT GTGCTGGATCTCTGATGCTGTTGTCCACCAGGGGGTGAACATTGGTTATTATGCTGTAGTGTTCATCTTCACCTTGACCATGTTCATCATAACTGTGCGGCAGATTCTTATCTTTCCTCACACAGCAGGGGGAACTAGGGACACCAACTCCATCAAGACAAACTCTTTCGCCATTCTGGGCCTGTTCCTGCTGCTCGGCATCACCTGGGCTTTTGCCTTCTTCAGCCACGGACCCCTGCTCATACCCTCCTACTATATATTCACCATGCTCAACTCCTTTCAAG gtttcttcctgtttatCTACTATTACAATTCCAGCAAAAttagaaaagaggagagaagtaCCACAGTCACCAGTAGCAGCACCGTGAACTGA